A window of the Candida orthopsilosis Co 90-125, chromosome 1 draft sequence genome harbors these coding sequences:
- a CDS encoding Frs1 phenylalanyl-tRNA synthetase codes for MPTIPVDKEDLFRLLGRSYTTEEFDELCFQFGIELDEDTTEECQGDERPQLKIEVPANRYDMLCIEGIAQALNEFLGNKEQPQYKLKPEIPEITLTIKESTFPIRQYAASAILRNVTFDQRSYDSFIALQDKLHTNLCRNRTLVAIGTHDLDTLTPPFTYEALQPKDIIFKPLNQSKVMDGEELMEFYEKDKNIGKYLHIIRDSPVYPVMLDANRTVASLPPIINSDHSKITLNTRNVWIDVTGTDRTKTEIVIETLVAMFSRYSQTPFEIEPLKVISEHNGETRVTPKVTPREAKAEISYINSCLGLNYSGEEIAKLLKKMSLEATPSKDDNDILDVKIPITRSDILHQCDIMEDAAIGYGYDNLKKTKPSSESMVASALPVNKVADILRLASSQAGYSEVMPLTLCSHDENFGWLRKKDDGSAVKLENPKTIEYQVVRTTLLPGILKTIKENRKHSLPIKVFECGDIVLKDSSLERGAFNQRNWAAIYAGKTSGFEYVQGLLGKIMQTMRTPWLENPSKDERRGYWIEEDKTNTTFFNGRGAKIFFRSQPNGEVKEIGGIGVLHPEVMSNFDIPYAASSVELNAEVFL; via the coding sequence ATGCCTACTATTCCAGTTGATAAGGAGGACCTTTTCAGGTTATTAGGTAGATCATATACTACTGAAGAGTTTGACGAAttgtgttttcaatttggtatcGAATTAGATGAGGATACTACAGAAGAATGCCAAGGTGATGAGAGACCTCAGTTGAAGATTGAAGTTCCTGCAAACAGATATGACATGTTGTGTATTGAGGGTATTGCTCAAgcattgaatgaatttttaGGAAACAAGGAACAACCACAgtacaaattgaaaccagaAATTCCGGAGATCACTTTAACTATCAAGGAGTCTACTTTTCCTATTCGTCAATACGCTGCTTCGGCTATTTTGAGAAATGTCACATTTGACCAAAGATCATATGACTCTTTTATTGCCTTGCAGGATAAATTACACACCAACTTGTGCCGAAATAGGACTTTAGTGGCCATTGGGACTCATGATTTGGATACCTTAACTCCTCCATTCACATACGAGGCATTACAACCAAAGGATATCATATTCAAGCCGTTGAATCAGTCTAAGGTCATGGACGGTGAAGAATTGATGGAATTTTACGAGAAAGATAAGAACATTGGTAAATACTTGCACATCATCAGGGACTCGCCCGTTTATCCAGTTATGTTGGATGCAAACAGAACTGTTGCTTCCTTGCCACCAATTATCAACTCGGACCATTCCAAGATCACCTTGAATACAAGGAATGTTTGGATCGATGTTACCGGAACTGATAGAACCAAGACAGAAATTGTGATTGAAACTTTGGTTGCAATGTTTTCAAGGTATAGTCAAACtccatttgaaattgaaccCCTCAAGGTAATTTCTGAACATAATGGTGAGACTCGTGTAACTCCTAAAGTGACTCCAAGGGAAGCCAAAGCTGAAATATCGTACATTAATTCGTGCTTGGGTTTGAATTACTCAGGCGAAGAAATTgccaaattgttgaaaaagatgtcATTGGAAGCTACCCCCTCAAAGGATGATAATGATATCCTTGACGTTAAAATTCCAATTACCAGATCAGATATTTTACATCAGTGTGATATTATGGAGGATGCTGCAATCGGTTATGGATAcgataatttgaaaaagaccAAACCAAGCAGTGAAAGTATGGTTGCTTCTGCTTTGCCAGTAAACAAAGTAGCTGATATTTTGAGGTTGGCAAGCTCCCAAGCCGGCTACCTGGAAGTCATGCCATTGACGTTGTGCTCTcatgatgaaaattttggatGGTTGAGAAAGAAGGATGATGGCTCAGCAGTGAAGTTGGAAAACCCAAAGACAATTGAATACCAAGTTGTTAGAACCACATTGTTGCCAGGTATCCTAAAAACGATCAAGGAAAACAGAAAGCATTCATTACCAATCAAAGTGTTTGAATGTGGtgatattgttttgaaagattcTAGTTTGGAAAGAGGTGCATTCAACCAGCGTAATTGGGCTGCGATCTATGCTGGTAAGACTTCTGGTTTCGAATATGTCCAAGGTTTATTGGGAAAGATTATGCAAACCATGAGAACTCCATGGTTGGAGAACCCATCAAAAGATGAGAGAAGAGGCTACTGGATTGAAGAAGACAAGACTAACACAACATTCTTTAACGGAAGAGGAGCAAAGATCTTTTTCAGAAGTCAGCCAAATGGAGAagttaaagaaattggagGTATCGGTGTTTTGCACCCCGAGGTGATGAGCAATTTCGACATTCCATACGCCGCTTCATCggttgaattgaatgcCGAAGTCTTTTTGTAA
- a CDS encoding Sec4 GTPase (small member of Rab family): MSGKGASSKAYDMIMKLLLVGDSGVGKSCLLLRFVEDKFNPSFITTIGIDFKIRTIESKGKKIKLQVWDTAGQERFRTITTAYYRGAMGIVIIYDVTDSRSFENVENWFQTVSQHANEDAQIFLVGNKCDDDVNRQVSKEQGEELASKLHVPFLEASAKSNENVDAIFYELAGIIQEKHVNDNAGAATGGGAGGVDVSQGNSGVKNNCC, encoded by the coding sequence ATGAGTGGTAAAGGAGCTTCTTCTAAAGCTTATGATatgataatgaaattgttgttaGTGGGTGATTCAGGGGTCGGAAAATcatgtttgttgttgagattTGTCGAGGACAAGTTCAATCCGTCCTTCATCACAACCATTGGTATCGACTTCAAGATTAGAACAATTGAGAGCAAGGGAAAGAAAATTAAGTTGCAAGTATGGGATACCGCTGGTCAAGAAAGATTTAGAACCATCACTACTGCTTACTATAGAGGTGCCATGGGTATTGTAATAATCTACGATGTCACTGATTCAAGAAGTTTCGAAAACGTTGAGAATTGGTTCCAAACTGTATCTCAACATGCAAACGAGGATGCCCAAATTTTCTTAGTCGGTAACAAgtgtgatgatgatgtcaATAGACAAGTAAGCAAGGAACAAGGTGAAGAGTTGGCATCCAAATTGCACGTGCCATTTTTGGAAGCTTCGGCAAAGAGTAATGAAAACGTTGATGCGATCTTTTACGAGTTGGCAGGAATTATCCAGGAAAAACATGTTAATGATAACGCAGGAGCCGCcactggtggtggtgcagGTGGTGTAGACGTTTCCCAAGGAAACTCCGGCGTCAAgaacaattgttgttga
- a CDS encoding Mci4 NADH-ubiquinone dehydrogenase, translated as MRFTSVLRQIPKLKLSEVIVRAGEGLPTGITGIYKHPNPRPALVTLYHEQLKVLNDKFPKDSVYRQSVEQLTKNRLKIVEEEEITENIENKIGNGLIEELVIQAAEELNLSHELSALKCWEELEEKPLDDQWVYFGKKI; from the coding sequence ATGAGATTTACTTCAGTTTTAAGACAAATACCcaaattgaagttgtcaGAGGTTATAGTAAGAGCAGGTGAAGGTTTACCAACAGGTATAACGGGTATTTACAAACATCCAAACCCAAGACCTGCTCTTGTCACTTTATACCATGAACAGTTGAAGGTGCTAAACGAtaaatttccaaaagatTCAGTGTACAGACAGTCGGTCGAACAGTTGACTAAGAACAGATTGAAAATAgtggaagaagaggaaattACAGAAAACatagaaaacaaaattggtAATGGGTTAATTGAGGAACTTGTCATTCAAGCTGCTGaggaattgaatttaaGTCACGAATTATCCGCTTTGAAATGTTGGGAAGAGTTGGAAGAAAAGCCATTAGATGATCAATGGGTCTACTTTGGTAAGAAAATCTAA
- a CDS encoding Ifu5 predicted membrane protein, with the protein MAKDDPNKPPTIPSGWLAKFDDKYKTWFYVDLSTKKSQWDAPKGTVFDKDDDVPPPAYSPTASKAGTASPNSSKSSVPAKDEQGKGLFNRHQQQAGYGGAGGVPPRAQYPSQPGYGGYPPQQGFGGYPPQGYGGYPPQGYGGYPPQGYGQYPPQQQQQRSRFGGGAGNMALGVGGGLLGGMLLGSAINDWDDHERMEGYQDGYQDGYDNGGDYGGGDFGGGDFGGGDF; encoded by the coding sequence atggCAAAAGACGATCCGAATAAGCCACCAACAATTCCAAGTGGTTGGCTCGCAaagtttgatgataaatACAAGACATGGTTCTATGTTGACTTATCGACAAAGAAATCACAGTGGGATGCGCCAAAGGGAACTGTTTTTGACaaggatgatgatgttcCACCTCCAGCTTACAGCCCTACTGCATCCAAAGCAGGTACAGCATCACCAAATTCTTCCAAACTGAGTGTTCCTGCAAAGGACGAGCAAGGCAAAGGTTTGTTCAACcgtcatcaacaacaagcagGTTATGGTGGTGCAGGTGGTGTACCACCTCGCGCACAATATCCTTCCCAACCAGGCTACGGTGGCTATCCACCTCAACAAGGGTTCGGAGGTTACCCTCCACAAGGTTATGGAGGTTATCCACCTCAGGGTTACGGAGGTTATCCACCACAAGGATATGGACAATACCCaccacaacagcaacaacaaagaagtAGATTTGGTGGTGGGGCAGGTAACATGGCATTAGGAGTCGGTGGTGGTTTACTAGGAGGTATGCTTCTTGGAAGTGCCATAAATGATTGGGACGATCACGAGAGGATGGAAGGGTATCAAGATGGTTACCAAGATGGTTACGATAATGGTGGTGACTATGGTGGAGGCGACTTTGGCGGTGGTGACTTcggtggtggtgattttTAA
- a CDS encoding Prp40 protein (S. cerevisiae homolog PRP40 has RNA binding, has role in nuclear mRNA splicing, via and localizes to U1 snRNP, U2-type prespliceosome) — MSLINIPHFIMSVWEQLKTEEGQTYYYNKETSETSWTLPEGEEASVVTSGWQEYITDDGKTYYYNESTGETTWDKPEELEVDVTSNEKEEEEEEEDAIDQALKHQPVELPTSMSSTDISEEDEQAFIQFLKDKNVDSTWSFQTVMQKLVSKPEYWSVHNPIKRKSLYEKYLVQRFEDEIKNKTDVIERFKINFIKELEKLRNEGELDYRTRWISLRKKFVEEENPIFKHSMLPDLDLAKMFYKYTAELKKEHEYEDQKLKHQATDELYNYLHSINNALVQKTSNFQELYANLIEDPRFKQNKHFRHLKELDILNLYEFKLYPELVEGLKKQIKIQEKVNYRSDRKARQNYRSLLATLTLDAKTKFSDIFSTIENEDAFIELCGRNGSSPLELFWDIIDEKKQEMKLRKDLVEAVINDLQKKGELGQSIWATKDSFVDKLKQVKDDRLLQFNLKEERTNNEIFDIYQTLKDERELKERIIKKRGISEIDIGSAAGPAKKMKKQVKKMNY; from the coding sequence ATGCTGTTGATCAATATTCCACACTTTATCATGTCTGTTTGGGAGCAATTGAAGACAGAAGAGGGACAAACATACTACTATAATAAAGAGACACTGGAAACAAGCTGGACCTTACCAGAGGGGGAAGAAGCCAGTGTTGTTACCTCAGGTTGGCAAGAGTACATCACAGATGATGGGAAAACGTATTATTACAATGAGTCAACAGGGGAAACTACTTGGGATAAGCCAGAAGAGTTAGAAGTGGATGTCACACTGAATgaaaaagaggaagaagaagaagaagaagatgcgATTGACCAAGCTCTCAAGCATCAACCAGTAGAACTACCTACTAGTATGAGTTCTACCGATATTTCGGAAGAGGATGAACAGGCGTTTATTCAGTTTTTGAAGGACAAAAATGTCGACTCGACCTGGTCTTTTCAAACAGTTATGCAGAAATTGGTTAGCAAGCCTGAATATTGGTCCGTTCACAACccaatcaaaagaaagtCCTTATACGAGAAGTACCTTGTTCAAagatttgaagatgaaatcaaaaacaagacAGATGTAATTGAGCGGTTTAAGATaaattttatcaaagaattggaaaagttgaGAAATGAGGGTGAACTTGATTATAGAACTAGATGGATAAGTCTACGAAAAAAATTCGTGGAGGAAGAGAACCCCATTTTCAAGCATTCAATGTTGCCGGATCTAGATTTGGCCAAGATGTTTTACAAGTACACAGCtgagttgaaaaaagaacacGAATATGAAGATCAGAAACTAAAGCATCAAGCAACCGATGAGCTCTACAATTATCTCCACCTGATCAACAATGCATTAGTTCAGAAAACATCTAATTTTCAAGAGCTTTACGCTAATTTAATAGAAGACCCGCgtttcaaacaaaataaacacTTCAGACACTTGAAGGAATTGGATATACTAAATTTATACGAATTTAAACTTTACCCTGAATTGGTAGAGGGTCTAAAGAAGCAAATAAAGATACAAGAAAAGGTGAATTATCGAAGTGATCGCAAAGCACGCCAAAATTACCGATCCTTACTAGCTACACTAACCTTGGATGCGAAGACCAAATTCAGCGATATTTTCAGCACTAtagaaaatgaagatgcGTTCATCGAGTTGTGTGGCAGAAACGGATCATCACCATTAGAGTTGTTCTGGGacattattgatgaaaagaaacagGAGATGAAGCTACGAAAGGATTTAGTCGAAGCAGTGATCAATgatttgcaaaaaaaaggaGAACTTGGCCAGAGTATATGGGCCACCAAGGATTCATTCGTGGATAAGCTCAAGCAGGTTAAAGACGATAGATTACTACAGTTTAATTTGAAGGAGGAAAGAACTaacaatgaaatttttgatatataCCAAACATTGAAAGATGAACGTGAATTGAAGGAGAGAATAATCAAAAAGAGAGGTATTTCGGAAATTGATATAGGTTCTGCTGCCGGCCCAgcaaagaagatgaagaaacaggtgaaaaagatgaacTATTGA